In Clostridium ljungdahlii DSM 13528, the genomic window TTTAACTGAGTTGAAAATATCTTCTTTTGTTCCTTCATACATAACATCCACTGGTGGAACATTTCCTGTAATAACCACTCTGTCCCCCATTATTTCTTTAGCTTCTTCTAAATCTTCATAATCGTCGATACTAAAATTAGAAACACCTGCATTTACAACATCTTTCCAGATATCCTTGCTTTTGCCACAAATATGTATTGCAGGAGAACTTCCTGTCTTTTCTTTTATTCTATCAATATTTTTCTTAAGGGCAGGTAATGAAAACTCTCTAAATTGTTTTGGACTTATAAGACTAGTGGATGAAACTGGATCTGCAAATCCAATAGATACACCTAACTTAGACACTTCATCTATATATCTATTATTACATTCTGCTATTATATCCATTAAAGTATGAACCTTTTCAGGACACTTAATTATCCATTTTAACAAATTTTCTGTTCCAACTACTGAAGCTGCAACACTAAAAGGCCCTGACATAGCAGCCCCAACATCTACTTCATCCATAAGTGCATTTTTAGTGAGCTTTATAGCTTCAATTAAAACTGGCAAATTACCATCTTTTAAAGGATCAATAATTTTGAGAGATTCTATTTCCTCTACAGATTTAATTGCTGGCTCTATTAGATAAGATATGCCATGATCAGGATACCCTATTTTGGCTCCCATGGCTTCAGCAACTCCTCTAAGACTAGTTGATATACTTGCCCCATCGTGACGAAGTCTTTTAAATAAAGCTATTTCTAGATCCGCCATAAGTTGTGGTGAATGATAATATTCACTAGCTTTAACTCCAATAAAAGGTGTCATGGTAACCCCCATATCAGGTACACATACTATTCTATCAATTTCTTCTCCTTTAGAAAAAGCTTGTACTCTTTCTTTTGGTGTCATTTCTTCTTTAATCAACAAGATCAACTCCCTACTTTATGTCTTTAGTTGAATTCTATCATTACAATAATAATTTTTCTATAACCATATTAAATACCAATAGGTCAAACTCTTTCTATAAGACTTTAATATATGGTACAAATATTAATTTAGCTAAAAATAATGATATTATAATTTTAGTTGATAAGTATACTAGAAAAGTTACTTCTGAAACTCATAACTTCAATGGATTTGTAAGATTTAAATATGCTTCATATGTTTATATCTCTAACTTTCATCAATTTTTAATATAATAAGAGGAAGATATTAAAACCTTCCTCTTAATCATAAAATTACTTTTTTATTAACTCCTTAATTTCATTTTCAACTTCAGTAGTTACAGCTCTTGTTCCACCAAAAATCGTAACATTTTTTAATTTAGCATCTTCTAAATATTCTTTTTGTTCTTCTGTAAGACTACTTGCCACAAGTATTACAGGTGATTTATTATTTGCTGCATAACTGCTGCCTGCTAACGCATCTGGGAAGTTTTC contains:
- a CDS encoding methylcobamide--CoM methyltransferase translates to MIKEEMTPKERVQAFSKGEEIDRIVCVPDMGVTMTPFIGVKASEYYHSPQLMADLEIALFKRLRHDGASISTSLRGVAEAMGAKIGYPDHGISYLIEPAIKSVEEIESLKIIDPLKDGNLPVLIEAIKLTKNALMDEVDVGAAMSGPFSVAASVVGTENLLKWIIKCPEKVHTLMDIIAECNNRYIDEVSKLGVSIGFADPVSSTSLISPKQFREFSLPALKKNIDRIKEKTGSSPAIHICGKSKDIWKDVVNAGVSNFSIDDYEDLEEAKEIMGDRVVITGNVPPVDVMYEGTKEDIFNSVKECIRKGHDSKKGYVLSTGCQIPMNTPIEKVEMFMEAGRTYGKYPLKL